Proteins encoded by one window of Amaranthus tricolor cultivar Red isolate AtriRed21 chromosome 4, ASM2621246v1, whole genome shotgun sequence:
- the LOC130809725 gene encoding uncharacterized protein LOC130809725 — protein MRCKKHLADLSSTIGVCASCLREKLFFLIEAQSQTKSVPDFQNPNPNYSNHNHSHHNRHRNFQNQPQPLIFPRSVSPYISRRKSDLASNSKPIIQRFYSTPQVGPTFDQHKKKITGKFSLIKKIFRSKSSVSSTANSEVSPAELTRWRNRGMSPENEWDYELEESIHDSPMMKIRPSPGRVRPSPARLANDVANFAFCLSPLVRASPASRYNRGGGEPSFSGEIRVPATGKSSSCHEKKPHLSEAASFCGNRSRKLADFGRINRNR, from the coding sequence aTGAGGTGTAAGAAGCATTTGGCAGACCTTAGTAGTACAATCGGTGTTTGTGCATCTTGTCTTCGTGAAAAGCTATTTTTCCTGATTGAAGCTCAATCTCAAACCAAATCGGTTCCTGATTTtcaaaaccctaaccctaattaCTCAAATCATAATCATAGCCACCATAATCGTCACCGGAACTTTCAGAATCAGCCTCAACCGTTGATTTTCCCTCGTTCGGTGTCTCCATACATCTCTCGGCGTAAGTCTGATCTAGCATCGAATTCAAAGCCGATTATTCAACGATTTTACAGCACTCCTCAAGTAGGACCTACTTTCGATCAACATAAGAAGAAAATTACCGGAAAATTTAgccttattaaaaaaattttccgaTCTAAATCAAGCGTGAGTTCAACAGCGAACTCGGAGGTGAGTCCAGCTGAGTTAACTCGTTGGAGAAACAGAGGAATGTCGCCGGAAAACGAGTGGGATTACGAGTTGGAAGAAAGTATTCACGATTCACCGATGATGAAAATTCGGCCGAGTCCGGGACGAGTTAGACCGAGTCCGGCAAGGTTAGCGAATGATGTAGCGAATTTCGCCTTTTGTTTAAGTCCCTTAGTTAGGGCTTCCCCGGCGAGTCGGTACAATCGTGGAGGTGGTGAACCAAGTTTTTCCGGCGAAATTAGGGTTCCGGCGACCGGGAAAAGTAGTAGTTGTCATGAAAAGAAGCCACATTTGTCAGAAGCGGCGTCGTTTTGTGGCAATCGATCAAGGAAACTTGCTGATTTTGGCAGAATAAATCGGAATCGTTGA
- the LOC130809721 gene encoding transcription initiation factor TFIID subunit 5, producing MDEEEIERAVIAYLKKKGFKQTELAFQEEHQLQQHPQQQSKNLSSNSQTDADVAKLILSFTIESERLPAQYHDGYSKLRSWAYNSLDSYKHELLRVLYPVFIHCFMDLIARGHLQEARNFFNTFCEDHETMHQRDLQKLEGVLSPSHLEEMEFAHTLRQSKVNIKICQYAYELLLQYLHNTQSITMLGVINEHINFQVSPGQPSSISDDADAVTLVDGGQDVANLTNQKEIQWGILEDSIEDRLEKSGGLLSDSEKVDGEGKEGENEENKKRSVDGGKQSAPAKKSKKDKVGGVGGKAARPEPNTPSTAPRVKPELPLPVMPTAVEHSILEDLRNRVQLSSMALPSVSFYTFINTHNGLNCASISHDGSLVAGGFSDSSLKVWDMSKLGKEMGNPTLQGEKDAAGNEQSFGVNDGKRPYTLFQGHSGPVYSASFSPLGDFILSSSADSTVRLWSTKLNANLVCYKGHNYPVWDVQFSPYGHYFATCSHDRTARIWSMDRIQPLRIMAGHLSDVDCVRWHVNCNYIATGSSDKTVRLWDIQSGECARIFIGHRSMILSLAMSPDGRYMASGDEDGAIMMWDLASGRCITPLVGHTSCVWTIAFSGEGSLLASGSADCTVKLWDINASTKMLRSEEKNGSSNRLRSLKTLPTKSTPVYSLTFSRRNLLFGAGVLSKH from the exons atggatgaagaagaaataGAGAGAGCAGTGATTGCGTATTTAAAGAAGAAAGGTTTTAAACAAACTGAGCTTGCTTTTCAAGAAGAACATCAACTTCAACAACACCCACAACAACAGTCGAAGAATTTGTCTTCTAATTCTCAAACTGACGCAGATGTTGCTAAGCTCATTCTCTCTTTTACAATTGA GTCAGAGAGGCTTCCTGCACAATATCATGATGGGTACAGCAAGCTAAGATCTTGGGCTTACAATTCACTTGATTCATACAAG CATGAATTGCTTCGAGTGCTCTACCCagtttttatacattgtttcaTGGATCTCATTGCACGGGGCCACCTACAAGAAG CCCGTAATTTTTTCAATACCTTCTGTGAAGACCATGAAACTATGCATCAGAGGGATCTACAAAAGCTTGAGGGAGTTCTTTCCCCCTCTCATTTGGAG GAGATGGAGTTTGCCCATACTTTAAGGCAGAGCAAAGTTAACATCAAGATTTGTCAG TATGCGTATGAGCTTCTTTTGCAGTATCTACACAACACTCAATCTATCACTATGCTTGGGGTTATAAATGAGCATATTAACTTCCAAG TTAGTCCGGGTCAGCCCAGTTCAATATCTGATGATGCTGATGCTGTGACATTGGTTGATGGTGGCCAAGATGTAGCAAACCTGacaaatcaaaaagaaattcaatGGGGT ATACTGGAAGATTCAATTGAGGATCGCTTGGAGAAGAGTGGTGGTTTGCTTTCAGATTCTGAAAAAGTGGATGGGGAAGGCAAGGAAGGGGAGAACGAAGAAAATAAG aaAAGATCTGTTGATGGAGGAAAGCAAAGTGCTCCTGCAAAAAAATCCAAGAAGGATAAAGTTGGAGGTGTTGGAGGAAAAGCTGCACGCCCGGAACCCAACACTCCTTCTACGGCACCAAGAGTCAAACCTGAGCTTCCTTTGCCAGTCAT GCCAACTGCAGTTGAACATTCTATCCTGGAAGACCTTCGTAATCGTGTGCAGTTGAGTAGCATGGCCCTGCCATCTGTAAGCTTCTACACATTTATCAATACACACAATGG TTTAAACTGTGCCTCAATTTCACATGATGGTTCCTTGGTGGCCGGTGGATTTTCAGACTCTTCCTTAAAG GTTTGGGACATGTCAAAGCTTGGGAAAGAAATGGGCAATC CTACTCTACAGGGTGAAAAAGATGCTGCTGGAAATGAGCAAAGTTTTGGTGTAAACGACGGCAAAAGACCCTATACTTTGTTTCAGGGTCATTCTGGTCCTGTTTATTCAGCCTCATTCAGTCCCCTTGGAGATTTCATCCTCTCTTCTTCAGCAGATTCAACTG TACGACTTTGGAGCACCAAACTAAATGCTAATCTTGTGTGCTACAAGGGTCACAATTACCCTGTATGGGACGTGCAG TTCAGCCCCTATGGACACTATTTTGCTACTTGTTCTCATGATAGAACAGCAAGGATCTGGTCCATGGACAGAATTCAGCCATTGAGAATCATGGCTGGCCATTTGTCAGATGTTGAT TGCGTCAGATGGCATGTAAACTGTAATTACATAGCCACTGGGTCAAGTGATAAAACAGTTCGGTTATGGGACATTCAGAGTGGGGAATGTGCAAGGATATTCATTGGTCACAGGAGTATGATATTGTCTTTGGCGATGTCACCTGACGGACGATATATGGCATCCGGTGACGAAGACGGTGCAATCATGATGTGGGATCTGGCTAGTGGTCGTTGCATTACCCCTTTGGTAGGTCACACATCATGTGTATGGACAATAGCTTTCAG TGGTGAAGGCTCTCTTCTTGCTTCGGGATCAGCAGACTGCACGGTAAAGCTGTGGGATATCAATGCAAGCACAAAGATGTTAAGATCCGAGGAAAA AAATGGAAGTTCAAATAGACTCCGATCATTGAAGACTCTTCCTACAAAATCTACTCCAGTTTATTCTTTGACG TTTTCGAGGAGGAATTTGTTATTTGGAGCTGGTGTTCTTTCTAAACACTAA